The Comamonas endophytica sequence GGACAACACGCCGGCCGTGATCTTCACGCAGATCGTGCCCGGCAACACGGTCGACATCACCGTTGCGGCCAAGGGCGGCGGCTCGGAGAACAAGTCGAAGATGATCATGATGAACCCGGGCGACAGCATCGTCGACTGGGTGCTCAAGACCATCCCCACGATGGGCGCGGGCTGGTGCCCGCCGGGCATGATCGGCATCGGCATCGGCGGCACCGCCGAGAAGGCCGTGCTGCTGGCCAAGGAAAGCCTGATGGAAGACCTCGACATGTACGAGCTGCAGGCCAAGTCGCAGCGCGGCGAGAAGCTCGACCAGGTGGAGGAGATGCGCCTGGAGCTCTACGAGAAGGTCAATGCCCTCGGCATCGGCGCCCAGGGCCTGGGCGGCCTGTCCACCGTGCTCGACGTCAAGATCAAGATGTACCCGACGCACGCGGCTTCCAAGCCCGTGGCGATGATCCCCAACTGCGCCGCCACGCGCCACGCGCATTTCGTGATGGACGGCTCGGGCCCGGTCTACCTCGACGCGCCTTCGCTGGACCTGTGGCCCAAGGTCGACTGGGCGCCCGACACGCAGAAAAGCAAGCGCGTGGACCTGAACAACCTGACCAAGCAGGAAGTCGCGAGCTGGAAGCCCGGCGACACCCTGCTGCTCAACGGCAAGATGCTCACCGGCCGCGACGCCGCGCACAAGCGCATCCAGGACATGCTGGCCAAGGGCGAACCCCTGCCCGTGGACTTCACCAACCGCGTGATCTACTACGTCGGCCCCGTGGATCCGGTGGGTGGCGAAGCCGTGGGCCCGGCCGGCCCGACCACGGCCACGCGCATGGACTCGTTCACCAACATGATGCTGGAGAAGACCGGCCTGATCGCGATGATCGGCAAGGCCGAGCGCGGCCCGGTGGCGATCGAGGCCATCAAGCAGCACCAGAGCGCCTACCTGATGGCCGTGGGCGGCGCCGCCTACCTGGTGTCGAAGGCGATCAGGAACGCCAAGGTGGTGGGCTTCGCCGACCTGGGCATGGAAGCGATCTACGAATTCGACGTGGTCGACATGCCGGTCACGGTGGCCGTCGACGCGGGCGGCACCAGCGCCCACATCACCGGCCCGGCGATCTGGAAGGAAAAGATCGCCACCGGCGAATTCAAGGGCATCGCGCTGGCCGGCGCCTGAGCCCGCGGCGGCCTGCTGCAGGCCGCCTGCGGACACGGCATACTTGCACGCGGGCCGCCCGGGCCCGCACTCCCTGCGCTCTCTCATGCACCACTTCCCCATCGGCATCTTCGACAGCGGCATCGGCGGCCTCAGCGTCCTGCAGGCGCTGCGCGGCGAGCTGCCGCAGGAGCAGCTGGTCTATGTCGCAGACAGCGGCCACGCACCCTATGGCGAGCGCGACGAGGCCTTCGTGCAGCAGCGCACGGGCGCCATCGCGCGCCACCTGCGCGCGCAATACGGCATCAAGGCGCTGGTCATTGCCTGCAACACCGCCACCGCCGCAGCCGTCGAGCAATTGCGCCGCGAGATGCCCGACCTGCTGCTGATCGGCGTCGAGCCCGCGCTCAAGCCCGCGGCGCAAAGCAGCCAGACGCACCATGTGGGCGTGATGGCCACGCGCGGCACGGTGGGCAGCGCGCGCTTCGCGCGCCTGCTGGCCGAGCATTCGCAGCACACGCGCTTTTCGGTGCAGGCCTGCGACGGGCTGGCCCTGGCCATCGAGCAGGCCACCGAGCAGCCCGCGCCCGCGCGGCTGGAGGACGGCGCACTTTGGGCGCACTGCGCGCGCCACACCGCGGCATTGGGCCGTTTCGGTCGCAACGCCGGCGAGATCGACACCCTGGTGCTGGGCTGCACCCATTACATCTTCGTCAAGGACGAGCTGCGCGCGCTGCTCGGCCCCGACATCGCGCTGATCGACACCGGCAGCGCCGTCGCGCGCCAGGTGCGGCGCCTGCTGGAGCAGGCCGGACTGCTCGCGCCCGAGGGCCTGGCGCCGCGGATCGAGCTGTTCGCGACCGGCGGGCTCAACAGCCTGCAGGCGGCGGCGCAGCGCTGGCTCGGGCTGCCAGCGGGATCCTGCGCGCATATCGACATCGGCTGAGGCGCCCCGCCCCGTCATGCGGAAAAACGGCGGGGGTGAAGCCTTGGCCGGCCTGGGGACCGGCTGTGCTGCCGGCGCCATGGGTGCGGTTCCCGGCTGGCTGGATTGCTGCAAAGTTGGACGAAGGAAGCATGTCATCCCCAGAGAACCCCATGCGGCCAACTGGAGCACGGCAGCTCATCCTCGCGGAGAAAAACACCACCGATGGGATCATTGCTGTGCGTCGTCGGGGATATCGAGGACGCAGAGTTGCGGCGGGAAACCAGCAGCGCTTCCTCTGACCACAATGCCCCAACGGCATCCGGAATGTTTTCGCCGTCGAAAAGCACCGGGCTGAGCTGCACTTGCACCTCCCGCGAGGCCGGGGCAACCATCGGATCACCAGCGGCCGCGCCAGCCGCCTGCGCAAGCCGGTGGGCCTCAGGCTGCACAGGCTCGATTGCGCCCCCCGCTGCGGTCGAGCCTGTGCCGTTGACAGGATTCATCCGCGCACCGGCGCGACGCAGGGTTTCCATCATGGCGGGATTGCCGATCTTTGCGCCCGTTGCAGTTCGATACCGAGATCGGCCCCGGCGCACCGCAGCGCTTCGACCACAGGCAGGTGCCCGTTTCCGGTCGCAAGCATTGCGGCGGAGTGCTGGCTTTGCTCGACCGCAGTGAAGCCGGCGCCTGCGGCGAGCAGCGCCTTGGCGATGTCGAGATGGCCCAGGCGCGCGGCCATCATGAGCGCAGTGAAGCCATCCCTGGCGCGGGCATCGACCTGCCCTGCGCATCCACCACAGTCTGGTTTCCGGCAAGCGCGGCCTGCATCGGCGCGGCGGTGCCATCGGCCGCGACGGCATTGCCATCCGCTCTAGGAGCCTGCAGCAGCGTCCGCACGGCGGCCACGTCGGCATTGCGCTGCGCGGCCGGCAGTCTGGGCTGGAGATCCGCGTCCATGTCCACCGGCGCGGCATGACCATGCCAGGCTGCCAACATGAACACCCTGGCGCCCTTTTCCCCTGCGCCATTCACGTTCGCCTCGGCCCCCGCCATGACGCGCCAACTGGCGGCGTCGTTGATGCTCATGCGCATATGCCATCGGAGATCCGCGCCAGCCCGCGCCAGCATTGCCACGACATCCTGATGACCATGGCGCGCCGCCATTACCAGCGCCATCACCAGTGGCGTCTGGCCTGTGTGCATGCGCGCTTTGGCTTGCAGCAAGGCGGCAACGATGTCGGCGTGTCCCCGTGAGGCAGCCACGATCAGTGGCGTCATGCCGTACCGATCGGTGCCATCCACCTGGGCCCCGGCGTACAACAGCGCTTGCACGATATCGGCGCGGCCAACATAAACCGCGTGAAAGATCACGGGCAAACGCGTGTGATCGACGGCATTGGCATCCGCACTGTGCTCCAGCAACACCTCGACCATGTCCAGACGTCCGAGATCCACCGCATGCAGCAATGCCGTCCAGCCCTGGCTGTCGACGGCA is a genomic window containing:
- a CDS encoding ankyrin repeat domain-containing protein, which encodes MFSAFQIGATFRAAGATDMPRPAGIFANQMALPVTAVHEAVMHRTPMAVHALLRAGADVHAVDSQGWTALLHAVDLGRLDMVEVLLEHSADANAVDHTRLPVIFHAVYVGRADIVQALLYAGAQVDGTDRYGMTPLIVAASRGHADIVAALLQAKARMHTGQTPLVMALVMAARHGHQDVVAMLARAGADLRWHMRMSINDAASWRVMAGAEANVNGAGEKGARVFMLAAWHGHAAPVDMDADLQPRLPAAQRNADVAAVRTLLQAPRADGNAVAADGTAAPMQAALAGNQTVVDAQGRSMPAPGMASLRS
- a CDS encoding fumarate hydratase gives rise to the protein MTTTIRQQDLIDSIAGALQYISYYHPADYIAHLARAWEREQSPAAKDAMAQILTNSKMSAIGRRPICQDTGIVNVFLKIGMDVRWEGFTGGLEDAINEGVRRGYNHPDNTLRASVVADPHFARKNTKDNTPAVIFTQIVPGNTVDITVAAKGGGSENKSKMIMMNPGDSIVDWVLKTIPTMGAGWCPPGMIGIGIGGTAEKAVLLAKESLMEDLDMYELQAKSQRGEKLDQVEEMRLELYEKVNALGIGAQGLGGLSTVLDVKIKMYPTHAASKPVAMIPNCAATRHAHFVMDGSGPVYLDAPSLDLWPKVDWAPDTQKSKRVDLNNLTKQEVASWKPGDTLLLNGKMLTGRDAAHKRIQDMLAKGEPLPVDFTNRVIYYVGPVDPVGGEAVGPAGPTTATRMDSFTNMMLEKTGLIAMIGKAERGPVAIEAIKQHQSAYLMAVGGAAYLVSKAIRNAKVVGFADLGMEAIYEFDVVDMPVTVAVDAGGTSAHITGPAIWKEKIATGEFKGIALAGA
- a CDS encoding ankyrin repeat domain-containing protein, which gives rise to MAARLGHLDIAKALLAAGAGFTAVEQSQHSAAMLATGNGHLPVVEALRCAGADLGIELQRAQRSAIPP
- the murI gene encoding glutamate racemase, producing the protein MHHFPIGIFDSGIGGLSVLQALRGELPQEQLVYVADSGHAPYGERDEAFVQQRTGAIARHLRAQYGIKALVIACNTATAAAVEQLRREMPDLLLIGVEPALKPAAQSSQTHHVGVMATRGTVGSARFARLLAEHSQHTRFSVQACDGLALAIEQATEQPAPARLEDGALWAHCARHTAALGRFGRNAGEIDTLVLGCTHYIFVKDELRALLGPDIALIDTGSAVARQVRRLLEQAGLLAPEGLAPRIELFATGGLNSLQAAAQRWLGLPAGSCAHIDIG